The Serratia rhizosphaerae genome has a segment encoding these proteins:
- the gcvT gene encoding glycine cleavage system aminomethyltransferase GcvT: protein MAKQTPLYEQHVACGARMVDFHGWMMPLHYGSQIDEHHAVRQDAGMFDVSHMTIVDLHGARTREFLRYLLANDVAKLTQPGKALYTGMLNASGGVIDDLIVYFLTEDYFRLVVNSATRDKDLAWIEQHAAPYGVELQVRDDLALIAVQGPQAKERAAILFNTEQQQAVAGMKPFFGVQAGELFIATTGYTGEAGYEIALPTEQAADFWQRLLAAGVKPAGLGARDTLRLEAGMNLYGQEMDEGVSPLAANMGWTIAWEPQDRQFIGRDVLEQQREQGTEQLVGLVMTEKGVLRNELPVRFTDEAGQTHEGAITSGSFSPTLGFSIALARVPAGIGDQAIVQIRNREMPVKVTKPGFVRAGKSLID from the coding sequence ATGGCAAAGCAAACCCCACTGTATGAGCAGCACGTGGCATGCGGCGCTCGCATGGTCGATTTTCATGGTTGGATGATGCCGCTGCATTACGGCTCGCAGATTGATGAGCATCACGCCGTGCGTCAGGACGCCGGCATGTTCGATGTCTCCCACATGACGATTGTCGATTTGCACGGCGCCCGCACCCGGGAGTTCCTGCGCTATCTGCTGGCGAATGACGTCGCCAAACTGACCCAGCCCGGCAAGGCGCTGTATACCGGCATGCTGAACGCTTCCGGCGGCGTGATTGACGATCTGATCGTTTACTTCCTGACGGAAGACTATTTCCGCCTGGTGGTTAACTCCGCCACGCGCGACAAAGATCTGGCGTGGATTGAACAGCATGCCGCGCCGTACGGCGTAGAGCTGCAGGTGCGCGACGACCTGGCGTTGATCGCGGTGCAGGGGCCGCAGGCTAAAGAGCGCGCGGCCATTTTGTTCAATACGGAACAACAGCAGGCGGTGGCCGGTATGAAACCGTTCTTCGGCGTACAGGCCGGCGAGCTGTTTATCGCCACTACCGGCTATACCGGCGAGGCCGGCTATGAAATCGCCTTGCCGACAGAGCAGGCGGCCGACTTCTGGCAGCGCCTGCTGGCTGCGGGCGTGAAGCCGGCCGGCCTCGGCGCGCGCGATACGCTGCGTCTGGAAGCCGGAATGAACCTTTATGGTCAGGAGATGGATGAAGGCGTATCGCCGCTGGCGGCCAATATGGGCTGGACCATCGCCTGGGAGCCGCAGGACCGTCAGTTCATCGGCCGCGACGTGCTGGAACAGCAGCGCGAGCAGGGCACCGAACAACTGGTCGGATTGGTGATGACGGAAAAGGGCGTATTACGTAATGAGCTACCGGTGCGTTTCACCGATGAAGCGGGCCAGACGCACGAAGGGGCGATCACCAGCGGGTCGTTCTCGCCGACGCTGGGCTTCAGCATCGCGCTGGCGCGGGTGCCGGCCGGCATCGGCGACCAGGCCATCGTGCAGATCCGCAACCGTGAAATGCCGGTGAAGGTCACCAAGCCCGGTTTTGTACGTGCCGGTAAGTCACTGATTGATTAA
- the gcvH gene encoding glycine cleavage system protein GcvH translates to MSNVPTELKYATSHEWVRSEGNGEYVVGITEHAQELLGDMVFVDLPEVGRKLAAGEDCAVAESVKAASDIYAPISGEIIAVNEELDGSPELVNSDPYADGWLFRIKASDEAELGKLLDAAGYQASIEE, encoded by the coding sequence ATGAGCAATGTACCAACTGAACTGAAATACGCCACCTCTCACGAGTGGGTGCGTAGCGAAGGCAATGGCGAATATGTAGTGGGCATCACCGAACACGCGCAGGAACTGCTGGGCGATATGGTGTTCGTCGATTTGCCGGAAGTGGGCCGCAAGCTCGCCGCCGGTGAAGATTGCGCGGTGGCGGAGTCGGTGAAAGCCGCGTCCGACATCTATGCGCCAATCAGCGGTGAAATCATCGCGGTGAATGAAGAGCTGGACGGCTCGCCGGAGCTGGTCAACAGCGATCCTTACGCTGACGGCTGGCTGTTCCGCATCAAGGCCTCTGACGAAGCGGAGCTCGGCAAGCTGCTCGATGCCGCCGGTTATCAGGCGTCTATCGAAGAGTAA
- the gcvP gene encoding aminomethyl-transferring glycine dehydrogenase: MTQTLSQLEHSEAFIERHIGSSAQQQQEMLEAVGARSLSALIQQIVPADIQLPGPPPVGDAVTEHQALAELKAIAGQNQRYKSYIGMGYSSVLTPPVILRNMLENPGWYTAYTPYQPEVSQGRLEALLNFQTVTLDLTGLDLASASLLDEATAAAEAMALAKRASKLKGANRFFVADDVHPQTLDVVRTRAETFNFEVIVDKAEKVLELEGVFGVLLQQVGTTGELHDYGALLAELKSRKIITSVAADFMALVLLTAPGKQGADVVFGSAQRFGVPMGYGGPHAAFFACRDEFKRSMPGRIIGVSRDVAGNTALRMAMQTREQHIRREKANSNICTSQVLLANIASLYAVYHGPQGLKRIAERIHRLTDILAAGLQQAGLQLRHNSWFDTLTVEVKDKAAVLDRALSFGLNLRTDIHGAVGITLDEATSREDVQTLFAVLAGDGHGLNIDALDAAVSAASASIPAPMLRQEAILTHPVFNSYHSETEMMRYMHRLERKDLALNQAMIPLGSCTMKLNAAAEMIPITWPEFSDMHPFCPPEQATGYQVMIGQLSQWLVQLTGYDAVCMQPNSGAQGEYAGLLAIRRYHESRNEAGRHVCLIPSSAHGTNPASAQMAGMSVVVVACDKNGNIDLHDLRVKAEQAGAELSCIMVTYPSTHGVYEETIREVCQIVHQFGGQVYLDGANMNAQVGITTPGYIGADVSHLNLHKTFCIPHGGGGPGMGPIGVKAHLAPFVPGHSVVQIDGVTTQQGAVSAAPFGSASILPISWMYIRMMGAEGLKQASQVAILNANYIATRLKDAYPILYTGRDHRVAHECILDIRPLKEETGISEMDIAKRLIDYGFHAPTMSFPVAGTLMVEPTESESKVELDRFIEALLSIRAEMESVKQGAWPLDDNPLVNAPHVQAELVGDWQHAYSRELAVFPSAAVRENKYWPTVKRLDDVYGDRNLFCSCVPIGEYQ; this comes from the coding sequence ATGACTCAGACACTCAGCCAACTTGAACACAGCGAAGCGTTCATTGAACGCCATATCGGCTCTTCTGCACAGCAACAGCAAGAGATGCTGGAGGCGGTGGGCGCCCGCTCGCTCAGCGCGCTGATCCAACAGATTGTGCCGGCAGATATTCAGCTGCCGGGGCCGCCGCCGGTTGGCGATGCGGTGACTGAACATCAGGCGCTGGCCGAACTGAAGGCGATCGCCGGCCAGAACCAGCGCTACAAATCCTATATCGGCATGGGCTACAGCTCGGTGCTGACGCCGCCGGTGATCCTGCGCAACATGCTGGAAAATCCGGGCTGGTACACCGCCTATACGCCGTATCAGCCGGAAGTGTCGCAGGGCCGTCTGGAAGCGCTGCTGAACTTCCAGACCGTGACGCTCGATCTGACCGGGCTGGATCTGGCCTCTGCCTCGCTGCTGGATGAGGCTACCGCCGCCGCCGAAGCAATGGCGCTGGCCAAGCGCGCCAGCAAGTTGAAAGGCGCCAACCGTTTCTTCGTCGCCGACGATGTGCACCCGCAGACGCTGGACGTGGTGCGTACCCGCGCCGAAACCTTCAACTTTGAGGTGATCGTCGATAAAGCGGAAAAAGTGCTGGAGCTGGAAGGAGTGTTCGGCGTGCTGCTGCAGCAGGTGGGCACCACCGGCGAGCTGCACGACTACGGCGCGCTGCTGGCCGAACTGAAATCCCGCAAAATCATCACCAGCGTGGCGGCCGACTTTATGGCGCTGGTGCTGCTGACCGCGCCGGGTAAGCAGGGCGCCGACGTGGTGTTCGGCTCCGCGCAGCGCTTCGGCGTGCCGATGGGCTATGGCGGCCCGCACGCGGCCTTCTTTGCCTGCCGTGATGAATTCAAGCGTTCGATGCCGGGCCGTATCATCGGTGTTTCCCGCGACGTTGCCGGCAATACCGCGCTGCGTATGGCGATGCAAACCCGCGAACAGCATATCCGTCGTGAAAAGGCCAACTCCAATATTTGTACCTCGCAGGTGCTGCTGGCCAATATCGCCAGCCTGTATGCGGTGTACCACGGGCCGCAGGGCCTGAAGCGCATTGCCGAACGTATCCACCGCCTGACCGATATTCTGGCGGCCGGGCTGCAGCAGGCCGGCCTGCAACTGCGTCACAACAGCTGGTTCGACACCCTGACGGTAGAGGTGAAAGACAAGGCGGCGGTGCTGGATCGCGCCCTGAGCTTCGGCCTGAACCTGCGCACCGATATTCACGGCGCGGTCGGCATCACGCTGGATGAGGCCACCTCGCGTGAAGACGTGCAAACCCTGTTTGCGGTGCTGGCCGGCGACGGCCACGGGCTGAACATCGATGCGCTGGATGCGGCGGTCAGCGCGGCAAGCGCCTCCATTCCGGCGCCGATGCTGCGTCAGGAAGCGATCCTGACCCACCCGGTGTTCAACAGCTACCACAGCGAAACCGAAATGATGCGCTATATGCATCGTCTGGAGCGTAAGGATCTGGCGCTGAACCAGGCGATGATCCCGCTGGGTTCCTGCACCATGAAGCTGAACGCCGCGGCGGAAATGATTCCGATCACCTGGCCGGAGTTCTCCGATATGCACCCGTTCTGTCCGCCTGAGCAGGCGACCGGCTACCAGGTGATGATCGGTCAGCTGTCCCAGTGGCTGGTGCAGTTGACCGGCTATGACGCGGTCTGCATGCAGCCGAACTCCGGCGCGCAGGGGGAATATGCCGGCCTGCTGGCGATTCGCCGCTATCACGAAAGCCGCAATGAAGCGGGGCGTCACGTGTGCCTGATCCCAAGCTCGGCGCACGGCACCAACCCGGCTTCCGCCCAGATGGCGGGCATGAGCGTGGTGGTGGTGGCCTGCGACAAGAATGGCAACATCGATCTGCACGATCTGCGCGTCAAGGCCGAACAGGCAGGCGCGGAGCTGTCATGCATTATGGTGACCTATCCGTCCACCCACGGCGTCTATGAAGAAACCATCCGCGAAGTGTGCCAGATCGTGCATCAGTTCGGCGGCCAGGTGTATCTGGACGGCGCCAACATGAACGCGCAGGTCGGTATCACCACGCCGGGCTACATCGGCGCGGACGTTTCTCACCTCAACCTGCATAAAACCTTCTGTATTCCGCACGGCGGCGGCGGCCCGGGCATGGGGCCGATCGGCGTGAAAGCGCATCTGGCGCCGTTTGTGCCCGGCCACAGCGTGGTGCAGATTGACGGCGTAACCACCCAGCAGGGCGCGGTGTCCGCCGCGCCGTTCGGCAGCGCGTCGATTCTGCCGATCAGCTGGATGTACATCCGCATGATGGGGGCGGAAGGCCTGAAGCAGGCCAGCCAGGTGGCAATCCTTAATGCCAACTACATCGCCACCCGTCTGAAGGATGCCTATCCGATTCTGTACACCGGCCGTGACCACCGCGTGGCGCACGAATGTATTCTGGATATTCGTCCGCTGAAAGAGGAAACCGGCATCAGCGAGATGGATATCGCCAAGCGCCTGATCGATTACGGCTTCCATGCGCCGACCATGTCGTTCCCGGTAGCGGGCACGCTGATGGTTGAGCCGACGGAGTCAGAAAGTAAGGTTGAGCTGGACCGCTTTATCGAGGCGCTGCTGTCGATTCGCGCAGAAATGGAGAGCGTGAAGCAGGGGGCATGGCCGCTGGACGATAACCCGCTGGTGAATGCGCCGCACGTGCAGGCCGAGCTGGTGGGCGACTGGCAGCACGCCTACAGCCGCGAGCTGGCGGTATTCCCGTCCGCTGCGGTGCGTGAGAACAAGTACTGGCCGACCGTGAAGCGTCTGGATGACGTTTACGGCGACCGCAACCTG